In a genomic window of Brassica rapa cultivar Chiifu-401-42 chromosome A10, CAAS_Brap_v3.01, whole genome shotgun sequence:
- the LOC103844896 gene encoding uncharacterized protein LOC103844896, whose protein sequence is MSLLLSRLCFSKAARVPFLILSNSFSSSLLQTPPCAIISADSCGPDMGKLIISIANETDDTYLDKKVPLELMKKMGTVASSNGWVATLKDDGILRLQDDLNPVASDTNPKRIPLPPLETLPHCQTKIITNVSLSSSSPEDEDCVVAVKFLGPQISFCRPAQSNSGWTNVRIENPCFYSSRVMFSKKDEMFLMPGSGGHLIGSWDLRKRKPKTKIKRLRLRDFPELTKTKREILHSCCKSEHLVESRTTDETFLLKQYKKATSKIVKGVAQMKTEALMVFKLDQQGNAVYTNCIWGLCIFLSKAEPFCTHAGSFPGLIFNVVHLLDVDETGSVGLYSPSIHTWNSTSTVPYFIPPQNILD, encoded by the coding sequence ATGTCTCTGCTTCTCAGTCGGCTCTGCTTTAGTAAAGCTGCGAGAGTACCTTTTCTTATTCTCTCTAATAGCTTCTCATCTTCCTTGCTTCAAACCCCTCCTTGTGCCATCATCTCTGCTGATTCTTGTGGACCGGATATGGGAAAACTGATCATTTCCATTGCTAATGAAACTGACGACACTTATTTGGATAAGAAAGTGCCTCTGGAGTTGATGAAGAAAATGGGAACGGTGGCTTCATCAAATGGCTGGGTAGCTACTCTCAAGGACGACGGCATATTGCGTCTCCAAGACGATCTCAACCCTGTTGCGTCTGATACAAACCCTAAACGCATCCCTTTGCCTCCCCTTGAAACTCTGCCTCATTGCCAAACCAAAATCATCACCAACGTGTCATTGTCCTCATCTTCCCCTGAGGATGAAGACTGTGTGGTGGCCGTCAAGTTCTTAGGACCTCAGATCAGCTTTTGCAGACCGGCTCAGAGCAACTCCGGGTGGACCAACGTCAGGATCGAGAACCCCTGCTTCTACTCCTCACGAGTAATGTTCTCCAAGAAAGATGAAATGTTTCTCATGCCCGGCTCTGGAGGCCACCTCATTGGATCATGGGATCTCCGAAAACGCAAGCCTAAAACAAAGATTAAGAGGTTGCGGTTACGAGACTTTCCCGAGCTGACCAAGACCAAACGGGAGATTTTGCATTCGTGCTGCAAGAGCGAGCACTTGGTGGAGTCACGAACCACGGATGAGACTTTCTTGCTTAAGCAGTACAAGAAGGCCACCTCCAAAATCGTCAAGGGTGTTGCACAAATGAAAACAGAAGCTTTAATGGTGTTCAAACTTGACCAACAAGGAAACGCTGTTTACACTAATTGCATTTGGGGTCTCTGCATTTTCCTCTCAAAGGCTGAACCTTTCTGTACCCATGCTGGCTCATTTCCTGGTCTCATCTTTAACGTCGTCCACTTATTGGACGTCGACGAAACCGGCTCTGTCGGACTGTACAGTCCCTCCATCCATACTTGGAATTCTACATCCACCGTCCCTTACTTTATTCCACCTCAAAATATATTAGACTAG
- the LOC103844897 gene encoding beta-mannosyltransferase 3-like: protein MEKSVDAKNLKESEKFVFEWKKLGHVGATGVAEHLQEKHGLEASPTVVGDGEETIPVFSVSHDKFTHEFHVGESRYRYMRVNGKAKEMSKEYSALMTEFWAEFGRKQAKIAKRVKAKATKERDDASYEISLEIQKEKKEAEKKDEEEAKKKEAEKKEEEEAKKKEEEAKKEETPPKEKPSPETPPPQTPPSETPLPVTGAGKPLPEE from the coding sequence ATGGAGAAAAGTGTTGATGCAAAGAATCTTAAGGAGAGTGAGAAGTTTGTCTTTGAGTGGAAAAAGTTGGGACACGTTGGAGCCACAGGTGTTGCAGAACATTTGCAAGAGAAGCATGGACTTGAAGCCTCGCCTACCGTTGTTGGAGATGGAGAAGAGACAATCCCTGTCTTCTCTGTCTCGCATGATAAGTTCACGCATGAGTTCCACGTTGGAGAGTCCAGATACCGTTACATGCGCGTGAATGGGAAGGCTAAGGAAATGTCCAAAGAGTATTCTGCCTTAATGACTGAGTTTTGGGCAGAGTTTGGGAGGAAGCAGGCTAAAATTGCCAAACGCGTCAAGGCAAAAGCAACAAAGGAAAGAGACGATGCTTCCTACGAAATCTCTCTAGAGATCcagaaagagaagaaagaagctgAGAAGAAAGATGAGGAGGAAGCTAAGAAGAAAGAAGCTGAGAagaaagaggaggaggaagctaagaagaaagaagaggaggCCAAGAAAGAGGAGACTCCACCAAAGGAGAAGCCATCGCCGGAGACGCCACCGCCGCAGACGCCACCGTCCGAGACGCCACTGCCGGTGACTGGAGCCGGAAAGCCTCTGCCTGAGGagtga